From one Mycolicibacterium sp. HK-90 genomic stretch:
- the pgk gene encoding phosphoglycerate kinase: protein MAVKTLEDLLTEGVEGRGVLVRSDLNVPLDDEGNITDPGRIIASVPTLSALAEAGAKVVVTAHLGRPKGGPDPKFSLAPVAAALGEKLGRHVQLAGDVVGTDALARAEGLTDGDVLLLENIRFDERETSKDDAERLALAKALAGLVEGADGSPGAFVSDGFGVVHRKQASVYDVATLLPHYAGTLVDAEVKVLEQLTSSTERPYAVVLGGSKVSDKLAVIENLATKADSLIIGGGMCFTFLAAQGVSVGTSLLQEEMIDTCKRLLDTYADVIHLPVDIVVADKFAADAEPETVASDRIPDGKMGLDIGPESVKRFTALLSNAKTVFWNGPMGVFEFPAFSAGTKGVAEAIIGATEKGAFSVVGGGDSAAAVRQLGLAEDGFSHISTGGGASLEYLEGKALPGIEVLES, encoded by the coding sequence ATGGCAGTCAAGACACTTGAAGATCTGTTGACCGAGGGCGTAGAAGGCCGCGGCGTGCTCGTCCGCTCCGACCTGAACGTCCCCCTCGACGACGAGGGCAACATCACCGATCCGGGCCGCATCATCGCCTCGGTCCCGACCCTGTCGGCGCTCGCCGAGGCGGGCGCCAAGGTCGTCGTCACCGCGCACCTGGGCCGCCCCAAGGGTGGCCCCGATCCCAAGTTCTCGCTGGCCCCGGTCGCCGCGGCGCTGGGGGAGAAGCTGGGTCGCCACGTGCAGCTGGCCGGCGACGTCGTCGGAACCGACGCGCTGGCCCGGGCCGAGGGCCTGACCGACGGTGACGTGCTGTTGCTCGAGAACATCCGCTTCGACGAGCGGGAGACCAGCAAGGACGATGCCGAGCGGCTGGCGCTGGCCAAGGCCCTGGCCGGATTGGTCGAGGGGGCCGACGGATCGCCGGGTGCCTTCGTCTCCGACGGCTTCGGCGTGGTGCACCGTAAGCAGGCCTCGGTGTACGACGTGGCCACCTTGCTGCCGCACTATGCGGGCACGCTGGTGGACGCCGAGGTCAAGGTGCTCGAACAGCTGACCAGCTCGACCGAGCGGCCCTATGCCGTGGTGCTGGGCGGCTCCAAGGTCTCCGACAAGCTCGCGGTCATCGAGAACCTCGCCACCAAGGCGGACAGTCTGATCATCGGTGGCGGCATGTGCTTCACCTTCCTTGCCGCACAAGGCGTTTCGGTCGGTACCTCGCTGCTGCAGGAGGAGATGATCGACACCTGCAAGCGGCTGCTGGACACCTACGCCGACGTCATCCACCTGCCGGTCGACATCGTGGTCGCGGACAAGTTCGCCGCTGACGCCGAGCCGGAGACCGTGGCCTCCGACCGGATTCCCGACGGCAAGATGGGCCTCGACATCGGCCCGGAGTCGGTCAAGCGGTTCACCGCGCTGTTGTCCAATGCCAAGACCGTGTTCTGGAACGGCCCGATGGGCGTGTTCGAGTTCCCGGCGTTCTCCGCCGGCACCAAGGGTGTCGCCGAGGCGATCATCGGCGCGACGGAGAAGGGCGCGTTCAGTGTCGTCGGCGGCGGCGACTCCGCGGCGGCGGTTCGCCAGCTCGGTCTGGCCGAGGACGGCTTCTCGCACATCTCGACCGGCGGCGGGGCGTCGCTGGAATACCTCGAGGGCAAGGCCCTCCCCGGCATCGAAGTACTGGAGTCGTAG
- the secG gene encoding preprotein translocase subunit SecG: MELALQITLVVTSVLVVLLVLLHRAKGGGLSTLFGGGVQSSLSGSTVVEKNLDRLTLFVTGIWLVSIVGVALLIKYS, translated from the coding sequence ATGGAATTGGCTCTGCAGATCACTCTGGTCGTGACCAGCGTGCTGGTCGTGCTCCTGGTGCTGCTGCATCGTGCCAAAGGTGGCGGTCTGTCCACCCTGTTCGGTGGCGGTGTGCAGTCCAGCCTGTCCGGCTCCACCGTGGTCGAGAAGAACCTCGACCGGCTGACGCTGTTCGTCACCGGCATCTGGCTGGTCTCGATCGTCGGCGTCGCGCTGCTGATCAAGTACAGCTGA
- a CDS encoding sterol desaturase family protein: MDPIRIGLYALPAFFVLMAIEFLSYRLDNDADSARPRVSWRDTGTNLSIYALGLVLRPLDKFIAVPMVAIAAAVTPLHLSASHWWVWVLAIVLADLAYYLQHRMSHRIRLFWAAHNVHHSSQYFNLSTAVRLSWLIPGSFLATIGFVGLALIGIPAWMVFLSQAIVLLYQFPIHTERIDRLPRVIEYVFNTPSHHRVHHGANNPYLDKNYAGIFILWDRMFGTFVEEGEPVRYGLTKNIDTHNPIKVNYHEFAAMVGDVWRARTWRGRLGYLFGPPGWRESDAPATDIAPETQKPPVMSAAE, translated from the coding sequence ATGGACCCGATCCGGATCGGGCTCTACGCCCTGCCCGCCTTCTTCGTACTCATGGCCATCGAGTTCCTGAGTTACCGGCTCGACAACGACGCGGATTCCGCCCGTCCCCGGGTCTCCTGGCGTGACACCGGTACAAACCTGTCGATCTATGCCCTGGGACTCGTCCTGCGTCCGCTCGACAAATTCATCGCGGTACCGATGGTCGCGATCGCGGCGGCCGTGACGCCGCTGCATCTGTCGGCATCGCACTGGTGGGTGTGGGTGCTGGCCATCGTGCTGGCCGACCTGGCCTACTACCTCCAGCACCGGATGTCGCACCGTATCCGCCTGTTCTGGGCCGCGCACAACGTGCACCACTCCAGTCAGTACTTCAATCTGTCCACGGCCGTGCGGTTGTCGTGGTTGATTCCCGGATCGTTCCTGGCCACGATCGGTTTCGTCGGATTGGCTCTTATCGGCATCCCGGCCTGGATGGTCTTCCTGTCCCAGGCGATCGTGCTGCTCTACCAGTTCCCGATCCACACCGAGCGCATCGACCGGTTGCCCCGCGTGATCGAGTACGTGTTCAACACCCCGTCGCATCATCGCGTGCACCACGGTGCGAACAATCCGTACCTGGACAAGAACTACGCGGGCATCTTCATCCTGTGGGACCGGATGTTCGGCACGTTCGTCGAAGAAGGTGAACCCGTCCGCTATGGGCTGACCAAGAACATCGACACCCACAATCCGATCAAGGTCAACTACCACGAGTTCGCCGCGATGGTCGGTGACGTCTGGCGGGCTCGGACCTGGCGCGGTCGGCTGGGTTACCTGTTCGGTCCGCCCGGTTGGCGCGAAAGCGACGCCCCCGCAACGGACATCGCACCCGAGACGCAGAAACCTCCGGTGATGTCCGCGGCGGAGTGA
- a CDS encoding phospholipase D-like domain-containing protein, with translation MTRSLIILPDDSAQPVLDAIGAATRSVRIKMFAFSHRPLLEAVVAAHRRGVDVKVMLNPERRDGETDNDAARETLQRFGIEVRASNPAFDLTHEKSMVVDDEHAFVESLNWTEENFTVTRDYAVVTPSAYEVAEIIDCFEADWAREDFDPGGGAHLIWCPTNGRHRIADFIDTAKHTLFVQNERYQDPVIIERLVRAAHRGVKVHVMARAAHHLKSGKLLEGISGMRIMDDVGIKIHRLKHMKLHAKMILADHERAIVGSINFSPGSFDHRRELAIEVTDYHIIKRLNEVAHHDWKHSEPMDLSDDGLIADLVGQDPHEVDQLALHDREI, from the coding sequence GTGACGCGTTCGCTGATCATCCTGCCCGACGACTCGGCCCAGCCGGTTCTCGACGCCATCGGTGCGGCCACCCGGTCGGTGCGCATCAAGATGTTCGCCTTCAGCCACCGCCCGCTACTGGAGGCGGTGGTGGCTGCCCACCGACGCGGGGTGGACGTCAAGGTCATGCTCAACCCCGAGCGTCGCGACGGAGAGACCGACAACGACGCCGCGCGGGAAACCCTGCAGCGGTTCGGGATCGAGGTCCGGGCAAGCAATCCCGCCTTCGACCTCACGCACGAGAAGTCCATGGTCGTCGACGACGAGCACGCTTTCGTCGAGTCGCTGAACTGGACCGAGGAGAACTTCACCGTGACGCGGGACTACGCCGTCGTCACTCCCAGCGCCTACGAGGTGGCCGAGATCATCGACTGTTTCGAGGCGGACTGGGCACGTGAGGACTTCGACCCGGGCGGCGGGGCACACCTGATCTGGTGCCCGACCAACGGCAGGCATCGCATCGCCGATTTCATCGACACCGCCAAGCACACGTTGTTCGTCCAGAACGAGCGCTATCAGGACCCGGTGATCATCGAGCGTCTGGTTCGCGCTGCGCACCGCGGGGTGAAGGTTCACGTCATGGCCCGCGCGGCCCACCATCTCAAGTCGGGCAAGCTCCTCGAAGGCATCAGCGGGATGCGCATCATGGACGACGTCGGCATCAAGATCCACCGGCTCAAGCACATGAAGCTGCACGCCAAGATGATTCTCGCCGATCACGAGCGGGCCATTGTCGGCTCGATCAACTTCTCCCCGGGCAGCTTCGACCATCGCCGCGAACTGGCCATCGAGGTCACCGACTACCACATCATCAAACGCCTGAACGAGGTGGCCCATCACGACTGGAAGCACTCCGAGCCGATGGACCTGTCGGACGACGGATTGATCGCCGATCTGGTCGGCCAGGACCCGCACGAAGTCGACCAACTCGCCCTACACGACCGCGAAATCTGA
- a CDS encoding ABC transporter ATP-binding protein: MRLILELMRPYRLLVAGIFAVLLIQIATGLAAPWPLKVVLDSVVGHHPLPGWLHGLLEPLLGGEGKMHIAGLAAIMVVVIAVVAAIASYVANYLTETVGQRIGNDLRTRAYHHLQQLSLNYFDTHRVGPILSTLTDDVDTIQGFASSSTLGIATDLLTIVGMLAMMLWLQWDFTLIALAVAPLLLLFVSRIRKAVKAATHEVRRRESDIVAVAEEGLQSIRVVKAFDREDTQERQLAIAGQQAVDAALNARRVKSVVSPIVGVVVAACTAVVLWRGSALILAGAMTAGTLTVFISYLASFFKPVQDLAKLTNTIAMASVGVDRVNALLTAETSVEEKPDAIEAPRIKGAISFERVAFSYDSATPVLRDVTFEVEPGQLVGVVGHTGSGKSSLVSLIPRFYDPSMGTVRVDGVDLRDYKLHELRRQIAYVLQDTVLFRGTIRDNIAFGRPDADHDEIVEMAKLANAHEFISEMPQGYDSPVGERGLTLSGGQRQRIGIARALIRDSPILILDEPTAALDAESERLVMSALQRLMKDRTVITIAHRLSTIRDADKIVVLEEGRVVEQGTHTELLTARGRYAELHRIQYEDETS, from the coding sequence ATGAGACTGATTCTTGAGCTGATGCGCCCCTACCGGTTGCTGGTCGCCGGAATCTTCGCGGTACTGCTGATCCAGATCGCCACGGGCCTGGCCGCACCCTGGCCGTTGAAGGTCGTGCTGGACAGCGTGGTGGGCCACCACCCGCTGCCGGGCTGGCTGCACGGCCTGCTGGAGCCGTTGCTGGGCGGCGAAGGCAAGATGCACATCGCCGGCCTGGCGGCGATCATGGTGGTCGTCATCGCCGTGGTGGCTGCGATCGCCTCCTACGTGGCGAACTACCTGACCGAAACGGTCGGCCAGCGCATCGGCAACGATCTGCGCACCCGTGCCTATCACCACCTGCAGCAGCTCTCGCTGAACTACTTCGACACCCACCGCGTCGGTCCGATCCTGAGCACGCTCACCGACGACGTCGACACGATCCAGGGTTTCGCATCGTCCTCGACGTTGGGCATCGCCACCGACCTGCTGACCATCGTCGGCATGTTGGCGATGATGTTGTGGCTGCAGTGGGACTTCACGCTCATCGCCCTGGCCGTGGCGCCTCTGCTGCTGTTGTTCGTCTCGCGCATCCGCAAGGCCGTTAAGGCGGCGACCCACGAGGTGCGCAGACGGGAATCCGACATCGTGGCGGTCGCGGAGGAGGGCCTGCAGTCCATCCGGGTGGTGAAGGCATTCGATCGCGAGGACACGCAGGAACGTCAGCTGGCGATCGCCGGTCAACAGGCCGTCGATGCCGCGCTCAACGCGCGGCGCGTGAAATCTGTGGTGTCGCCCATCGTCGGCGTCGTGGTGGCCGCCTGCACCGCGGTGGTGTTGTGGCGGGGATCGGCGCTCATCCTGGCGGGCGCGATGACGGCGGGCACGCTGACCGTGTTCATCTCCTACCTGGCGTCGTTCTTCAAGCCAGTACAGGATCTGGCCAAACTCACCAACACCATCGCCATGGCTTCGGTCGGGGTTGACCGCGTCAACGCCCTGCTCACCGCGGAGACCTCGGTGGAGGAGAAGCCCGACGCGATCGAGGCGCCTCGCATCAAAGGTGCGATCAGCTTCGAGCGGGTTGCCTTCAGCTACGACAGCGCGACACCCGTGTTGCGCGACGTCACCTTCGAGGTGGAACCGGGCCAGCTGGTGGGTGTCGTCGGGCACACCGGAAGCGGCAAATCCAGTCTGGTCAGCCTGATCCCGCGGTTCTACGACCCAAGTATGGGCACCGTCCGCGTCGACGGAGTCGACCTGCGCGACTACAAACTCCACGAACTCCGCCGCCAGATCGCCTACGTCCTACAGGACACGGTCCTGTTCCGCGGCACCATCCGCGACAACATCGCGTTCGGACGACCCGACGCCGACCACGACGAGATCGTCGAGATGGCCAAGTTGGCCAACGCCCACGAGTTCATCTCCGAGATGCCGCAGGGCTATGACAGCCCGGTAGGGGAGCGCGGGCTCACCCTCTCGGGCGGACAGCGGCAGCGCATCGGTATCGCCCGTGCCCTCATCCGGGACAGCCCGATCCTGATCCTCGACGAACCGACCGCCGCGCTGGACGCGGAGTCCGAGCGCCTGGTGATGTCCGCCTTGCAGCGGTTGATGAAGGACCGCACCGTGATCACGATTGCCCACCGGCTCAGCACGATTCGCGATGCCGACAAGATCGTCGTGCTCGAGGAGGGCCGCGTCGTGGAGCAGGGCACGCACACCGAGCTACTGACCGCCCGCGGCAGATATGCCGAACTGCACCGCATCCAATACGAGGACGAGACATCGTGA
- the gap gene encoding type I glyceraldehyde-3-phosphate dehydrogenase, translated as MTIRVGVNGFGRIGRNFYRALATQHAEGKNTDIEIVAVNDLTDNATLAHLLKFDSILGRLPQDVSLEGEDTIVIGDTKIKALEVKEGPAALPWGDLGVDVVVESTGIFTKRDKAQGHLDAGAKKVIISAPASDEDITIVLGVNDDKYDGSQNIISNASCTTNCLGPLAKVLNDEFGIVKGLMTTIHAYTQDQNLQDGPHRDLRRARAAALNIVPTSTGAAKAIGLVLPELKGKLDGYALRVPIPTGSVTDLTAELAKPAPADEINAAMKAAAEGPMKGILKYYDAPIVSSDIVTDPHSSIFDSGLTKVIDNQAKVVSWYDNEWGYSNRLADLVALVGKSL; from the coding sequence GTGACCATCCGGGTAGGCGTTAACGGCTTCGGCCGCATCGGGCGCAACTTCTATCGGGCCCTGGCAACGCAGCACGCCGAGGGCAAGAACACCGACATCGAGATCGTGGCGGTCAACGACCTCACCGACAACGCCACCCTGGCTCACCTGCTGAAGTTCGATTCGATCCTCGGCCGCCTGCCGCAAGACGTCAGCCTCGAGGGCGAAGACACCATCGTCATCGGCGACACGAAGATCAAGGCCCTCGAAGTCAAGGAGGGCCCGGCGGCACTGCCGTGGGGCGACCTCGGGGTCGACGTGGTCGTCGAGTCCACCGGAATCTTCACCAAGCGCGACAAGGCACAGGGCCACCTCGACGCGGGCGCCAAGAAAGTCATCATCTCCGCGCCGGCCAGCGATGAGGACATCACCATCGTGCTGGGCGTCAACGACGACAAGTACGACGGCAGCCAGAACATCATCTCCAACGCCTCGTGCACCACCAACTGCCTCGGCCCGCTGGCCAAGGTCCTGAACGACGAGTTCGGCATCGTCAAGGGCCTGATGACCACCATCCACGCCTACACCCAGGACCAGAACCTGCAGGACGGCCCACACCGGGATCTGCGCCGCGCCCGCGCTGCCGCGCTGAACATCGTGCCGACGTCGACCGGTGCCGCAAAAGCAATTGGCCTCGTCTTACCTGAACTGAAAGGCAAGCTGGACGGCTACGCCCTGCGCGTGCCGATCCCAACGGGTTCGGTCACCGACCTGACTGCCGAGCTGGCCAAGCCGGCGCCCGCCGACGAGATCAACGCCGCGATGAAGGCTGCGGCCGAGGGGCCGATGAAAGGCATCCTGAAGTACTACGACGCGCCGATCGTGTCCAGTGACATCGTCACCGACCCGCACAGTTCGATCTTCGACTCCGGTCTGACTAAGGTCATCGACAATCAGGCCAAGGTCGTCTCCTGGTACGACAACGAGTGGGGCTACTCCAACCGCCTCGCCGATTTGGTCGCTCTCGTAGGGAAGTCGCTCTAA
- the tpiA gene encoding triose-phosphate isomerase: MSKAARKPLIAGNWKMNLNHFEAIALVQKIAFALPDKYFDKVDVTVIPPFTDLRSVQTLVDGDKLRLTYGAQDVSKHDSGAYTGEISGAFLAKLGCSFVVVGHSERRTYHGETDEVVAAKAAAAFKHGITPIICIGEQLEVREAGNHVEYNVDSLRGSLAGLSKEQIGKAVIAYEPVWAIGTGRVASAADAQEVCKAIRAELGNLSSPELAAGVRVLYGGSVNAKNVGEIVAQGDVDGALVGGASLDGEQFATLSAIAAGGPLP, translated from the coding sequence ATGTCGAAAGCTGCACGCAAGCCGTTGATCGCCGGCAACTGGAAGATGAACCTCAACCACTTCGAGGCCATCGCTCTGGTGCAGAAGATCGCATTCGCCTTGCCGGACAAGTACTTCGACAAGGTGGATGTGACGGTGATCCCGCCGTTCACCGACCTGCGCAGCGTGCAGACCCTGGTCGACGGGGACAAGTTGCGGCTCACCTACGGGGCCCAGGACGTGTCCAAGCACGATTCGGGCGCCTACACCGGGGAGATCAGCGGGGCGTTCCTGGCCAAGCTGGGTTGCAGTTTCGTCGTGGTCGGTCACTCGGAACGGCGCACCTACCACGGCGAGACCGACGAGGTGGTGGCCGCCAAGGCTGCCGCGGCGTTCAAGCACGGCATCACCCCGATCATCTGCATCGGCGAGCAGCTCGAGGTGCGTGAGGCGGGCAACCACGTCGAGTACAACGTGGACTCGCTGCGCGGTTCGCTGGCCGGGTTGTCCAAGGAGCAGATCGGCAAGGCGGTAATCGCCTACGAGCCCGTGTGGGCGATCGGCACCGGCCGGGTGGCCAGTGCGGCCGACGCGCAGGAGGTCTGCAAGGCCATCCGCGCCGAGTTGGGCAACCTGTCCTCGCCGGAGCTGGCCGCCGGGGTACGCGTGCTGTACGGCGGGTCGGTCAACGCCAAGAATGTCGGCGAGATCGTCGCGCAGGGCGACGTCGACGGCGCGCTGGTCGGCGGCGCCTCGTTGGACGGCGAGCAGTTCGCCACGCTGTCGGCCATTGCCGCAGGCGGGCCGCTGCCCTGA
- a CDS encoding DUF1152 domain-containing protein, which translates to MSVPTLFDTPVLHRLRDCERVLIAGAGGGHDLISGLPIAFALQEGSKTVFLANLTFTPVTRTTARQVAPGLFEARADTGGPLAYFPEKHLAVWLRNHGYPDSVFLIRKGGPADIRAAYAWLARELHLDAVVLVDGGTDLLMTGDEAGLGTPVEDITSLLAAHALDVPVKLAACVGFGVDTYHGVCHAHFLENVAALAKLGAYHGVFALLPGSASVDAWLEAAAWVQRHTPDRESIVSASITDAARGEFGNHHSLARTRDKEIELFINPLMSMVWGFDLDAVADRVLYRREIAHATTPFEVAAAIEAFRDHIPLRPRRIIPA; encoded by the coding sequence ATGTCCGTGCCCACCTTGTTCGACACACCGGTACTGCACCGCCTTCGCGACTGCGAGCGGGTCCTGATCGCTGGTGCCGGTGGCGGGCACGACCTGATCAGCGGCCTCCCGATCGCCTTCGCTCTCCAGGAGGGCAGCAAGACTGTGTTCCTGGCGAACCTCACGTTCACCCCCGTCACGCGCACGACCGCACGACAGGTCGCGCCCGGACTGTTCGAGGCGCGCGCCGACACCGGCGGCCCGCTCGCCTACTTCCCCGAGAAACACCTCGCGGTCTGGCTACGCAACCACGGCTACCCCGACAGCGTGTTCCTGATCCGCAAGGGCGGACCCGCCGACATTCGAGCGGCGTATGCGTGGCTGGCCCGGGAACTGCACCTGGACGCGGTAGTTCTCGTCGACGGCGGCACGGACCTTCTGATGACCGGCGACGAAGCTGGCCTCGGAACACCAGTCGAGGACATCACCAGCCTGCTGGCGGCGCACGCGCTCGACGTACCGGTCAAACTCGCCGCCTGCGTCGGGTTCGGCGTCGACACCTATCACGGCGTGTGTCATGCGCACTTCCTCGAAAACGTCGCCGCCCTCGCCAAACTCGGGGCATATCACGGCGTGTTCGCCCTTCTTCCCGGCTCGGCATCCGTCGATGCCTGGCTGGAGGCTGCCGCATGGGTTCAACGGCACACGCCCGACAGGGAGAGCATTGTGTCCGCGTCGATCACCGACGCCGCCCGCGGAGAGTTCGGCAACCACCACTCCTTGGCCCGCACCCGTGACAAGGAGATCGAACTGTTCATCAATCCCCTGATGTCGATGGTGTGGGGATTCGACCTCGACGCGGTCGCCGACCGTGTCCTGTATCGTCGCGAGATCGCGCACGCGACAACGCCGTTCGAAGTCGCTGCCGCGATCGAAGCATTTCGTGATCACATACCGCTACGTCCCAGACGAATCATTCCGGCCTGA
- a CDS encoding TetR/AcrR family transcriptional regulator — MVDERSDEDATPARLTRAETQARTRAALLDAAAQTCARKGYAAASVDEIAAAAGYSVGAVYSNFSSKEQLFSELMNERASGRLDQVVQTMSENADGGPLTALGRMLVEIADNEIEFEAIQAEFWLHAVRNPDAMEILRGRSARTLASLREILADALERNNIDDSVSVEGYAVVVLALFQGLIRQRRIDPTRVPEELFGQALTWQLAGMPKKGKR; from the coding sequence ATGGTCGACGAACGAAGTGACGAGGACGCGACGCCGGCGCGGCTGACCAGGGCCGAAACCCAGGCCCGGACGCGGGCCGCCCTGTTGGATGCCGCCGCCCAGACCTGCGCCCGTAAGGGCTATGCCGCGGCGTCGGTGGACGAGATCGCCGCGGCGGCGGGGTATTCGGTCGGCGCGGTCTATTCGAACTTCTCCAGTAAGGAACAGCTGTTCTCCGAGCTGATGAACGAACGTGCGTCCGGTCGGCTCGACCAGGTGGTGCAGACCATGTCCGAGAACGCCGACGGGGGACCGCTGACGGCCTTGGGGCGGATGCTCGTCGAGATCGCCGACAACGAGATCGAGTTCGAGGCGATCCAGGCTGAATTCTGGTTGCACGCCGTGCGCAATCCCGATGCCATGGAGATTCTGCGGGGCAGGTCGGCGCGCACGCTGGCGTCCTTGCGAGAGATTCTCGCCGATGCGTTGGAGCGCAACAACATCGACGACAGCGTCTCCGTCGAGGGATACGCCGTGGTGGTGCTCGCGCTGTTCCAGGGGCTGATCCGGCAGCGGCGAATCGACCCGACCCGGGTACCCGAGGAACTCTTCGGCCAGGCCCTGACCTGGCAACTGGCCGGCATGCCGAAGAAAGGCAAGAGGTAA